The proteins below are encoded in one region of Oncorhynchus clarkii lewisi isolate Uvic-CL-2024 chromosome 33, UVic_Ocla_1.0, whole genome shotgun sequence:
- the LOC139393261 gene encoding protein kinase C and casein kinase substrate in neurons protein 2-like isoform X3 yields MSGSYDDSLVDVSSDSFWEVGNYKRAVRRVDDGSRLCNDLMNCLHERARIEKSYAQQLTEWSKRWRQLIEKGPQYGTLERAWGALCTEAEKVSELHMEVKAVLMGDDCEKLKVWQRDYYHKQMIGGFKETKEADDGFRKAQKPWAKKLKEMETMKKAYHGACKEEKLATSRENNSKLENNSNPEAQKKLQDKVEKCQQEMEKTKERYEKSLEELDKVTPQYIENMEQVFEQWQQFEDKRITFFKALLLEVKHHLDLSTNHKFQTVYHTLEDTISAADAVEDLKWFRSNHGPGMPMNWPQFENVDWSRSSRSRRSIVDWSIDLNRTLSRRETKKKPSDGVTLTGISQMEVQQVAKSSSSASSVEKSQEWSDEETGVNPFSIEDANGDGNPFEVEPASSGVSVAVLALYDYEGQEQDELSFKAGEEFTKIGNEDDQGWCRGRLKDGVVGLYPANYVEDIQ; encoded by the exons ATGTCCGGCTCCTACGATGACTCCCTGGTCGACGTCTCCAGTGACAGCTTCTGGGAG GTGGGGAACTACAAGCGGGCAGTGAGGCGGGTGGACGATGGCAGTCGCCTGTGTAACGACCTGATGAACTGTCTCCATGAGCGGGCGCGCATCGAGAAGTCCTACGCACAGCAGCTCACAGAGTGGTCCAAACGCTGGAGACAGCTTATAGAGAAgg GCCCTCAGTACGGGACCCTGGAGCGGGCGTGGGGTGCCCTGTGCACGGAGGCGGAGAAGGTGAGCGAGCTCCACATGGAGGTGAAGGCGGTGCTGATGGGGGATGACTGTGAGAAGCTCAAGGTGTGGCAGAGGGACTACTACCACAAACAGATGATCGGAGGCTTCAAGGAGACCAAGGAGGCTGACGACGGCTTCCGCAAGGCCCAGAAACCCTGGGCCAAGAAACTGAAAGAG ATGGAGACGATGAAGAAGGCGTACCACGGGGCCTGTAAGGAAGAGAAGCTGGCCACAAGCCGGGAAAACAACAGCAAGCTGGAGAACAACAGCAACCCTGAGGCCCAGAAGAAACTGCAGGACAAGGTGGAGAAGTGCCAGCAGGAGATGGAGAAG ACTAAGGAGCGCTATGAGAAGTCTCTGGAGGAGCTGGACAAGGTGACTCCCCAGTACATAGAGAACATGGAGCAGGTGTTTGAACAATGGCAGCAGTTTGAGGACAAACGTATCACCTTCTTCAAAGCACTTCTGCTGGAAGTCAAGCATCACCTCGACCTCTCCACCAATCACAA attcCAGACAGTCTACCACACGTTGGAGGACACTATCTCTGCTGCTGACGCTGTGGAGGACCTCAAGTGGTTCCGCTCCAACCACGGTCCTGGCATGCCCATGAACTGGCCCCAGTTTGAG AATGTGGACTGGTCCCGCTCCTCTAGGTCCAGAAGGTCCATTGTA gactgGTCCATAGACTTGAACCGTACACTGAGTCGGCGAGAGACGAAGAAGAAGCCCTCCGATGGAGTCACCCTGACGGGCATCAGCCAAATGGAAGTGCAGCAGGTAGCCAAGAGCAGCAGCag CGCCAGCAGTGTGGAGAAGTCGCAAGAGTGGTCGGATGAGGAGACTGGGGTGAACCCGTTTTCCATTGAGGATGCCAACGGCGATGGGAACCCGTTTGAGGTGGAGCCGGCGTCCTCGGGGGTGTCTGTGGCTGTGCTTGCCCTCTACGACTACGAAGGACAGGAGCAGGATGAACTCAGCTTcaaagcag GTGAGGAGTTCACCAAGATAGGAAACGAGGACGACCAGGGCTGGTGCAGAGGGCGCCTGAAAGACGGCGTGGTGGGCCTCTACCCCGCCAACTACGTAGAAGACATCCAGTAA
- the LOC139393261 gene encoding protein kinase C and casein kinase substrate in neurons protein 2-like isoform X4, with product MSGSYDDSLVDVSSDSFWEVGNYKRAVRRVDDGSRLCNDLMNCLHERARIEKSYAQQLTEWSKRWRQLIEKGPQYGTLERAWGALCTEAEKVSELHMEVKAVLMGDDCEKLKVWQRDYYHKQMIGGFKETKEADDGFRKAQKPWAKKLKEMETMKKAYHGACKEEKLATSRENNSKLENNSNPEAQKKLQDKVEKCQQEMEKTKERYEKSLEELDKVTPQYIENMEQVFEQWQQFEDKRITFFKALLLEVKHHLDLSTNHKFQTVYHTLEDTISAADAVEDLKWFRSNHGPGMPMNWPQFEDWSIDLNRTLSRRETKKKPSDGVTLTGISQMEVQQVAKSSSSASSVEKSQEWSDEETGVNPFSIEDANGDGNPFEVEPASSGVSVAVLALYDYEGQEQDELSFKAGEEFTKIGNEDDQGWCRGRLKDGVVGLYPANYVEDIQ from the exons ATGTCCGGCTCCTACGATGACTCCCTGGTCGACGTCTCCAGTGACAGCTTCTGGGAG GTGGGGAACTACAAGCGGGCAGTGAGGCGGGTGGACGATGGCAGTCGCCTGTGTAACGACCTGATGAACTGTCTCCATGAGCGGGCGCGCATCGAGAAGTCCTACGCACAGCAGCTCACAGAGTGGTCCAAACGCTGGAGACAGCTTATAGAGAAgg GCCCTCAGTACGGGACCCTGGAGCGGGCGTGGGGTGCCCTGTGCACGGAGGCGGAGAAGGTGAGCGAGCTCCACATGGAGGTGAAGGCGGTGCTGATGGGGGATGACTGTGAGAAGCTCAAGGTGTGGCAGAGGGACTACTACCACAAACAGATGATCGGAGGCTTCAAGGAGACCAAGGAGGCTGACGACGGCTTCCGCAAGGCCCAGAAACCCTGGGCCAAGAAACTGAAAGAG ATGGAGACGATGAAGAAGGCGTACCACGGGGCCTGTAAGGAAGAGAAGCTGGCCACAAGCCGGGAAAACAACAGCAAGCTGGAGAACAACAGCAACCCTGAGGCCCAGAAGAAACTGCAGGACAAGGTGGAGAAGTGCCAGCAGGAGATGGAGAAG ACTAAGGAGCGCTATGAGAAGTCTCTGGAGGAGCTGGACAAGGTGACTCCCCAGTACATAGAGAACATGGAGCAGGTGTTTGAACAATGGCAGCAGTTTGAGGACAAACGTATCACCTTCTTCAAAGCACTTCTGCTGGAAGTCAAGCATCACCTCGACCTCTCCACCAATCACAA attcCAGACAGTCTACCACACGTTGGAGGACACTATCTCTGCTGCTGACGCTGTGGAGGACCTCAAGTGGTTCCGCTCCAACCACGGTCCTGGCATGCCCATGAACTGGCCCCAGTTTGAG gactgGTCCATAGACTTGAACCGTACACTGAGTCGGCGAGAGACGAAGAAGAAGCCCTCCGATGGAGTCACCCTGACGGGCATCAGCCAAATGGAAGTGCAGCAGGTAGCCAAGAGCAGCAGCag CGCCAGCAGTGTGGAGAAGTCGCAAGAGTGGTCGGATGAGGAGACTGGGGTGAACCCGTTTTCCATTGAGGATGCCAACGGCGATGGGAACCCGTTTGAGGTGGAGCCGGCGTCCTCGGGGGTGTCTGTGGCTGTGCTTGCCCTCTACGACTACGAAGGACAGGAGCAGGATGAACTCAGCTTcaaagcag GTGAGGAGTTCACCAAGATAGGAAACGAGGACGACCAGGGCTGGTGCAGAGGGCGCCTGAAAGACGGCGTGGTGGGCCTCTACCCCGCCAACTACGTAGAAGACATCCAGTAA
- the LOC139393261 gene encoding protein kinase C and casein kinase substrate in neurons protein 2-like isoform X2, translated as MSGSYDDSLVDVSSDSFWEVGNYKRAVRRVDDGSRLCNDLMNCLHERARIEKSYAQQLTEWSKRWRQLIEKGPQYGTLERAWGALCTEAEKVSELHMEVKAVLMGDDCEKLKVWQRDYYHKQMIGGFKETKEADDGFRKAQKPWAKKLKEMETMKKAYHGACKEEKLATSRENNSKLENNSNPEAQKKLQDKVEKCQQEMEKTKERYEKSLEELDKVTPQYIENMEQVFEQWQQFEDKRITFFKALLLEVKHHLDLSTNHKFQTVYHTLEDTISAADAVEDLKWFRSNHGPGMPMNWPQFEDWSIDLNRTLSRRETKKKPSDGVTLTGISQMEVQQVAKSSSSLTVPTSTEPVGSNPFEEDDDEDLQGTVKEQPAVVNNNNNRSPLNVKKVEEVKTASSVEKSQEWSDEETGVNPFSIEDANGDGNPFEVEPASSGVSVAVLALYDYEGQEQDELSFKAGEEFTKIGNEDDQGWCRGRLKDGVVGLYPANYVEDIQ; from the exons ATGTCCGGCTCCTACGATGACTCCCTGGTCGACGTCTCCAGTGACAGCTTCTGGGAG GTGGGGAACTACAAGCGGGCAGTGAGGCGGGTGGACGATGGCAGTCGCCTGTGTAACGACCTGATGAACTGTCTCCATGAGCGGGCGCGCATCGAGAAGTCCTACGCACAGCAGCTCACAGAGTGGTCCAAACGCTGGAGACAGCTTATAGAGAAgg GCCCTCAGTACGGGACCCTGGAGCGGGCGTGGGGTGCCCTGTGCACGGAGGCGGAGAAGGTGAGCGAGCTCCACATGGAGGTGAAGGCGGTGCTGATGGGGGATGACTGTGAGAAGCTCAAGGTGTGGCAGAGGGACTACTACCACAAACAGATGATCGGAGGCTTCAAGGAGACCAAGGAGGCTGACGACGGCTTCCGCAAGGCCCAGAAACCCTGGGCCAAGAAACTGAAAGAG ATGGAGACGATGAAGAAGGCGTACCACGGGGCCTGTAAGGAAGAGAAGCTGGCCACAAGCCGGGAAAACAACAGCAAGCTGGAGAACAACAGCAACCCTGAGGCCCAGAAGAAACTGCAGGACAAGGTGGAGAAGTGCCAGCAGGAGATGGAGAAG ACTAAGGAGCGCTATGAGAAGTCTCTGGAGGAGCTGGACAAGGTGACTCCCCAGTACATAGAGAACATGGAGCAGGTGTTTGAACAATGGCAGCAGTTTGAGGACAAACGTATCACCTTCTTCAAAGCACTTCTGCTGGAAGTCAAGCATCACCTCGACCTCTCCACCAATCACAA attcCAGACAGTCTACCACACGTTGGAGGACACTATCTCTGCTGCTGACGCTGTGGAGGACCTCAAGTGGTTCCGCTCCAACCACGGTCCTGGCATGCCCATGAACTGGCCCCAGTTTGAG gactgGTCCATAGACTTGAACCGTACACTGAGTCGGCGAGAGACGAAGAAGAAGCCCTCCGATGGAGTCACCCTGACGGGCATCAGCCAAATGGAAGTGCAGCAGGTAGCCAAGAGCAGCAGCag CCTGACTGTGCCCACTAGCACAGAGCCGGTGGGTTCAAACCCCTTCGAGGAAGACGACGACGAGGATCTCCAGGGGACCGTGAAGGAACAGCCTGCTgtcgtcaacaacaacaacaaccgcaGTCCGCTCAATGTCAAAAAAGTGGAGGAAGTGAAAAC CGCCAGCAGTGTGGAGAAGTCGCAAGAGTGGTCGGATGAGGAGACTGGGGTGAACCCGTTTTCCATTGAGGATGCCAACGGCGATGGGAACCCGTTTGAGGTGGAGCCGGCGTCCTCGGGGGTGTCTGTGGCTGTGCTTGCCCTCTACGACTACGAAGGACAGGAGCAGGATGAACTCAGCTTcaaagcag GTGAGGAGTTCACCAAGATAGGAAACGAGGACGACCAGGGCTGGTGCAGAGGGCGCCTGAAAGACGGCGTGGTGGGCCTCTACCCCGCCAACTACGTAGAAGACATCCAGTAA
- the LOC139393261 gene encoding protein kinase C and casein kinase substrate in neurons protein 2-like isoform X1, which produces MSGSYDDSLVDVSSDSFWEVGNYKRAVRRVDDGSRLCNDLMNCLHERARIEKSYAQQLTEWSKRWRQLIEKGPQYGTLERAWGALCTEAEKVSELHMEVKAVLMGDDCEKLKVWQRDYYHKQMIGGFKETKEADDGFRKAQKPWAKKLKEMETMKKAYHGACKEEKLATSRENNSKLENNSNPEAQKKLQDKVEKCQQEMEKTKERYEKSLEELDKVTPQYIENMEQVFEQWQQFEDKRITFFKALLLEVKHHLDLSTNHKFQTVYHTLEDTISAADAVEDLKWFRSNHGPGMPMNWPQFENVDWSRSSRSRRSIVDWSIDLNRTLSRRETKKKPSDGVTLTGISQMEVQQVAKSSSSLTVPTSTEPVGSNPFEEDDDEDLQGTVKEQPAVVNNNNNRSPLNVKKVEEVKTASSVEKSQEWSDEETGVNPFSIEDANGDGNPFEVEPASSGVSVAVLALYDYEGQEQDELSFKAGEEFTKIGNEDDQGWCRGRLKDGVVGLYPANYVEDIQ; this is translated from the exons ATGTCCGGCTCCTACGATGACTCCCTGGTCGACGTCTCCAGTGACAGCTTCTGGGAG GTGGGGAACTACAAGCGGGCAGTGAGGCGGGTGGACGATGGCAGTCGCCTGTGTAACGACCTGATGAACTGTCTCCATGAGCGGGCGCGCATCGAGAAGTCCTACGCACAGCAGCTCACAGAGTGGTCCAAACGCTGGAGACAGCTTATAGAGAAgg GCCCTCAGTACGGGACCCTGGAGCGGGCGTGGGGTGCCCTGTGCACGGAGGCGGAGAAGGTGAGCGAGCTCCACATGGAGGTGAAGGCGGTGCTGATGGGGGATGACTGTGAGAAGCTCAAGGTGTGGCAGAGGGACTACTACCACAAACAGATGATCGGAGGCTTCAAGGAGACCAAGGAGGCTGACGACGGCTTCCGCAAGGCCCAGAAACCCTGGGCCAAGAAACTGAAAGAG ATGGAGACGATGAAGAAGGCGTACCACGGGGCCTGTAAGGAAGAGAAGCTGGCCACAAGCCGGGAAAACAACAGCAAGCTGGAGAACAACAGCAACCCTGAGGCCCAGAAGAAACTGCAGGACAAGGTGGAGAAGTGCCAGCAGGAGATGGAGAAG ACTAAGGAGCGCTATGAGAAGTCTCTGGAGGAGCTGGACAAGGTGACTCCCCAGTACATAGAGAACATGGAGCAGGTGTTTGAACAATGGCAGCAGTTTGAGGACAAACGTATCACCTTCTTCAAAGCACTTCTGCTGGAAGTCAAGCATCACCTCGACCTCTCCACCAATCACAA attcCAGACAGTCTACCACACGTTGGAGGACACTATCTCTGCTGCTGACGCTGTGGAGGACCTCAAGTGGTTCCGCTCCAACCACGGTCCTGGCATGCCCATGAACTGGCCCCAGTTTGAG AATGTGGACTGGTCCCGCTCCTCTAGGTCCAGAAGGTCCATTGTA gactgGTCCATAGACTTGAACCGTACACTGAGTCGGCGAGAGACGAAGAAGAAGCCCTCCGATGGAGTCACCCTGACGGGCATCAGCCAAATGGAAGTGCAGCAGGTAGCCAAGAGCAGCAGCag CCTGACTGTGCCCACTAGCACAGAGCCGGTGGGTTCAAACCCCTTCGAGGAAGACGACGACGAGGATCTCCAGGGGACCGTGAAGGAACAGCCTGCTgtcgtcaacaacaacaacaaccgcaGTCCGCTCAATGTCAAAAAAGTGGAGGAAGTGAAAAC CGCCAGCAGTGTGGAGAAGTCGCAAGAGTGGTCGGATGAGGAGACTGGGGTGAACCCGTTTTCCATTGAGGATGCCAACGGCGATGGGAACCCGTTTGAGGTGGAGCCGGCGTCCTCGGGGGTGTCTGTGGCTGTGCTTGCCCTCTACGACTACGAAGGACAGGAGCAGGATGAACTCAGCTTcaaagcag GTGAGGAGTTCACCAAGATAGGAAACGAGGACGACCAGGGCTGGTGCAGAGGGCGCCTGAAAGACGGCGTGGTGGGCCTCTACCCCGCCAACTACGTAGAAGACATCCAGTAA